The following are encoded together in the Humulus lupulus chromosome 5, drHumLupu1.1, whole genome shotgun sequence genome:
- the LOC133834029 gene encoding uncharacterized protein LOC133834029: MSADVARAHGGDAGGDPPPDPTRIPTTCDSGIPTKKNGRGAAIGKDLEERRRKNGKPLEVAFCPRTYKVVGGEHAAFVRLVGTQIKTKVPGHYGSWELVPK, translated from the exons atgtcagcagatgtggctagagctcacggtggagacgctggcggtgatcctccaccagatcctactaggatcccgactACATGCGACTcag gaATCCCAACTAAGAAAAATGGTCGCGGCGCAGCTATTGGAAAAGATCTAGAGGAGAGGCGGCGTAAAAATGGAAAACCACTGGAAGTAGCATTTTGCCCACGAACGTACAAGGTTGTTGGGGGCGAGCACGCTGCTTTTGTCCGCCTTGTGGGAACCCAAATTAAAACGAAAGTTCCCGGACATTACGGTTCATGGGAATTAGTGCCTAAATAA